From Mucilaginibacter rubeus, a single genomic window includes:
- a CDS encoding methyltransferase RsmF C-terminal domain-like protein: MRIFEMNMNELNFPPHFIASLGAENGFDEENFVKAHQFEDAPTSIRVNPFKPSTLKSTQNVPWCANGYYLESRPSFTFDPLFHAGCYYVQEASSMFIDHIFKTINSNSDEEIKVLDLCAAPGGKSTLLNSALQPTDLLVANEIIKTRVPILTDNLNRWGTANTIVTNNDPKDFGRLKSFFDIILVDAPCSGSGMFRKDPDAMNEWSESNVNLCHQRQERILADIYPALKEDGYLIYSTCSYSHQENEDILDWLCAEFELESVRIPVHNEWGIVETQSPQQKAWGYRFYPGKVKGEGLFASCLRKKEHSGDLASFKNNTQQKLPGKELDQVRSYINEPDDFYYFKVNDDWMAINRAHKESLNILQRHLYIKKSGVIIGKLAGKDLIPDHELALSLIVNKDAVLETPLNKDQAIQYLRRDNIDLSTTDKGWTLMTYEGHPLGWAKLLPNRINNYYPKEIRILSAHPPREW, encoded by the coding sequence ATGCGTATATTTGAAATGAATATGAACGAGCTTAATTTTCCACCGCATTTCATCGCGTCATTAGGTGCAGAAAACGGTTTTGACGAAGAAAACTTTGTAAAAGCGCACCAGTTTGAAGACGCTCCAACCTCTATCAGGGTGAATCCTTTTAAGCCATCAACCTTAAAAAGCACACAAAATGTACCCTGGTGTGCAAATGGATATTACCTGGAGAGCCGTCCGTCGTTCACTTTTGATCCTCTTTTTCATGCCGGGTGCTACTATGTACAGGAAGCATCGTCGATGTTTATTGATCATATTTTTAAAACTATCAACTCAAATAGTGACGAAGAGATCAAAGTACTTGACCTTTGTGCTGCGCCCGGAGGTAAAAGCACACTCCTTAATTCGGCCCTGCAGCCTACCGATTTGTTGGTGGCAAACGAGATCATCAAAACCCGCGTACCTATATTAACAGATAATTTAAACCGCTGGGGCACGGCCAATACTATTGTTACCAATAATGATCCCAAAGATTTCGGAAGGTTGAAAAGCTTTTTTGATATCATACTGGTTGACGCGCCATGTTCAGGTTCGGGCATGTTCCGCAAAGATCCAGACGCGATGAACGAATGGTCGGAAAGCAACGTGAACCTTTGCCACCAGCGACAGGAACGTATCCTGGCCGACATTTATCCGGCACTAAAAGAAGATGGCTATCTTATATATAGTACATGTTCCTACTCGCACCAGGAAAACGAGGATATTCTGGATTGGCTTTGTGCCGAGTTTGAACTGGAAAGCGTTCGTATACCTGTTCATAATGAATGGGGAATTGTTGAAACCCAATCGCCGCAGCAAAAAGCCTGGGGCTATCGTTTCTATCCCGGTAAAGTAAAAGGCGAGGGCTTATTTGCTTCCTGTTTGCGTAAAAAAGAACACAGCGGCGATCTGGCATCATTTAAAAATAATACTCAGCAAAAGTTACCGGGCAAAGAGCTTGACCAGGTACGCTCATATATCAATGAACCGGATGATTTTTACTATTTCAAAGTAAACGACGACTGGATGGCTATTAACCGTGCCCACAAAGAAAGCCTGAATATATTACAGCGACACCTTTATATTAAAAAATCAGGGGTGATTATTGGAAAGCTTGCCGGGAAAGACTTGATTCCGGATCATGAACTGGCGCTAAGTCTGATAGTGAATAAAGATGCCGTTCTGGAAACGCCCCTTAATAAAGACCAGGCCATCCAATACCTGCGCCGGGATAATATAGATTTAAGTACAACTGATAAAGGTTGGACATTGATGACCTACGAAGGACACCCGCTTGGTTGGGCCAAACTTTTGCCTAACCGTATCAATAATTATTACCCTAAAGAAATAAGGATCCTGTCTGCACATCCGCCGAGGGAATGGTAA
- a CDS encoding porin family protein yields the protein MKKLLFLAMCLFTVGTVSAQGYYYGPRHRRPPRRVVERQQPQRRYDDFYTPKVGVAVGLNVSNTVDAYNSNYSSSSLAGWHAGLTFDVPIIYPLSFAPEVLFSQKGYEVNDRDGKFTQRTNYIDVPLLAKFRVVRGFNLLVGPQLTFLTSTKNTYESAVGTSIDHIDNDAEHSYVAGVVGVSFDINRNVEIRGRYNIDLGENRPYADQNLPNYRNQVWQIGLGFKFQ from the coding sequence ATGAAAAAATTACTTTTTTTGGCGATGTGCCTTTTTACCGTTGGTACAGTTAGTGCGCAGGGATATTATTATGGCCCGCGTCACCGCCGTCCGCCACGCAGGGTTGTTGAACGGCAACAGCCACAGCGCCGTTATGATGATTTTTATACGCCGAAGGTAGGTGTTGCGGTAGGTTTAAATGTTTCAAACACGGTTGATGCTTATAACAGCAATTACAGTTCAAGCTCACTTGCCGGCTGGCATGCAGGTTTAACGTTTGACGTGCCTATTATCTACCCGCTATCGTTTGCGCCCGAAGTATTGTTTTCGCAAAAAGGTTATGAGGTAAATGACAGGGACGGGAAATTTACGCAACGTACCAATTATATCGATGTGCCGTTGCTGGCTAAGTTTAGGGTAGTACGAGGTTTTAACCTATTGGTTGGTCCGCAACTTACCTTTTTAACATCAACCAAAAATACTTATGAAAGCGCTGTAGGTACCAGCATCGATCATATCGACAATGATGCCGAACATAGTTACGTGGCCGGTGTAGTGGGAGTGAGCTTTGATATTAACCGTAATGTGGAGATACGCGGCCGTTACAATATCGACCTTGGCGAAAACCGTCCTTATGCCGATCAAAATCTGCCTAACTATCGTAATCAGGTATGGCAAATAGGTTTAGGTTTTAAATTTCAATAA
- a CDS encoding glycoside hydrolase family 3 protein has translation MQASKNRFFYPLIIIFTFFTADAFAQKESYIQLLGKQNRWVDSVYNKMSRKQRIAQLLFVRAHTNKGKVYEDSVGQVIKEQQLGGVVFFQGGPVRQANLINKYQKLAKVPLIVTMDGEWGLGMRLDSTISYPYQMTLGAIQDNNLIYKMGQQVAYDFKRLGMQMNLGPDMDVNNNPNNPVINYRSFGDNMYNVAKKGIAYFKGMQDAGLLTSAKHFPGHGDTNVDSHFDLPLLPYSRARLDSLEMYPFREAINAGISGVMIAHMNIPSLDNTPKLPSTLSRPIITGILKDSLKFKGLVISDAMEMKGVTKYFPNGEADVRAFIAGNDIIELSENSDRAIDLIRKAVRHGSVSAAEFEARIKKILVAKYWAGLNQYKPTALNNLSQDINSDAAKTLVQQLSDASVTRLKNNNPAFNPFLKTAIVSIGVSSPTLFQMEVVKSFPNSRIFIVNKDAPALEVTNILNWLKQYQQIIVGIHDTRLRPQSKLDYSSDVKLLIADLASRKNTAFSVFANAYTIAGLPGLEKAGNLIVCYQMSPELQQSAAKVLSGRLKPTGKLPVSVNAFFTTGMGL, from the coding sequence ATGCAAGCTTCTAAAAACCGTTTTTTCTACCCCTTAATTATCATCTTCACATTTTTTACTGCCGATGCTTTCGCTCAAAAGGAGAGTTATATCCAATTACTGGGTAAGCAAAACCGTTGGGTTGATTCGGTATATAATAAAATGAGCCGCAAGCAACGGATAGCACAATTACTGTTTGTAAGGGCGCATACCAATAAGGGGAAAGTTTATGAAGACTCGGTTGGGCAAGTAATTAAAGAGCAGCAGTTAGGTGGTGTGGTTTTCTTCCAAGGCGGACCGGTGCGCCAGGCTAACCTTATTAATAAATACCAGAAACTGGCCAAAGTACCTTTAATTGTAACTATGGATGGTGAATGGGGATTGGGCATGCGCCTGGACTCTACCATATCATATCCGTATCAAATGACGCTTGGCGCTATACAGGATAACAACCTGATCTACAAAATGGGTCAGCAGGTAGCCTATGATTTTAAGCGGCTGGGCATGCAAATGAACCTCGGGCCAGATATGGATGTGAACAACAATCCTAACAATCCGGTTATCAATTACCGCTCTTTTGGCGACAACATGTATAACGTAGCAAAAAAGGGCATCGCCTATTTTAAGGGGATGCAGGATGCAGGCTTGCTTACTTCGGCCAAACATTTTCCGGGGCACGGAGATACCAATGTCGATTCGCATTTTGATTTGCCATTACTACCTTACAGCCGTGCGAGGTTAGATTCATTGGAGATGTACCCATTTCGGGAAGCTATCAACGCCGGTATTAGTGGTGTGATGATAGCGCACATGAATATACCTTCGTTAGATAACACGCCAAAACTCCCTTCTACCCTTTCGCGCCCTATTATCACCGGTATCTTGAAAGATTCACTGAAGTTTAAAGGCCTGGTGATATCCGACGCGATGGAAATGAAAGGCGTTACCAAATATTTCCCAAATGGCGAAGCCGATGTAAGGGCCTTTATTGCCGGTAATGATATTATCGAGCTGTCTGAAAACTCCGACCGGGCCATCGACCTGATCCGTAAGGCTGTAAGGCACGGTAGTGTTAGCGCGGCCGAATTTGAAGCCCGCATCAAAAAGATTTTAGTTGCTAAATACTGGGCAGGGCTTAATCAATACAAACCAACTGCCCTCAACAATTTAAGCCAGGACATCAACAGCGACGCCGCTAAAACATTGGTGCAGCAATTGAGCGATGCCTCGGTAACCCGTTTAAAAAACAATAACCCGGCATTTAATCCTTTTTTAAAAACAGCGATAGTAAGTATCGGTGTGAGCTCGCCAACGCTTTTCCAGATGGAGGTTGTAAAAAGCTTTCCTAACAGCCGTATATTTATAGTTAATAAAGATGCCCCGGCACTTGAAGTTACCAATATCCTTAACTGGCTTAAACAATACCAGCAGATCATTGTGGGCATACATGATACCCGCCTGCGCCCGCAAAGCAAACTTGATTACAGCAGCGATGTAAAACTGCTGATTGCCGATCTGGCATCGAGGAAAAATACAGCATTCAGCGTATTTGCCAATGCTTATACTATAGCCGGTTTACCGGGGCTTGAAAAAGCTGGCAACTTAATAGTTTGCTATCAGATGTCGCCGGAGTTGCAGCAATCTGCAGCCAAAGTGCTTAGCGGTCGTTTAAAACCTACGGGGAAGCTGCCTGTAAGTGTGAACGCGTTTTTTACAACGGGGATGGGGTTGTAG
- a CDS encoding ATP-dependent DNA helicase: MQSTFNKYNNKFQEALAGLNPEQLAAVNKMDGPVLVVAGPGTGKTQILAARIGKILTDTDASPSEILCLTYTDAGAVAMRKRLFEFIGPDAYRINIYTFHAFCNEIIQENLEYFGKLNLESLSDLESAMLFRELVDEFPNDHLLKRFTGDIYYDVPRLKSLFSTMKRENWDAAMIERAVGEYLEDIPNREEFIYKRANAKAGIKVGDPKQKDIDAAHEVMKKLLAAVGEYQNYTEKMKTRGRYDYDDMIIWVLRAFRDNEEILRRYQERYQYILVDEFQDTSGSQNELLRFLLNYWDTPNVFVVGDDDQSIFKFQGANMKNILDFANDYVDTLHTVVLKHNYRSNQQILDISKALIDNNFERLTSQLKLDKALKSSHPRFSDLLVDPVIREYENPDKELVDVSLQIKKLVEQNVPPGEIAVIYRNHNQVEEMIKFLDVQKIQVNTKRKIDVLTQPFGEKIINILRYLAMELDSPYSGDELLFEIMHYDFFNIPPIEIAKASVAVFKENFGTLAYNQPKTSIRRYVSEMKPLAQPDLFKPDQQQEMRYLINNVDYLLKEAVSVTLQQLFQSVISKMGILKYIMQQQDKGSYMQMLTSFFDFLKDESRKKPDISLNDLIQTIEMMKKHQIRMELNQSIFSENGVNFLTAHGSKGLEFEDVFFIGCDKRTWDSKGRNSGFSYPDTLTQSASDEIAQKEEARRLFYVAVTRAKQHLVISYAAKDKKDKDQEASQFVGEILASTSIQVQYPKVDADTMIDFQATQFSETDKPKVELLDTNYINQLLQNYTLSVTHLSNYLDCPLRFYFQCLIRVPAGKSPSATFGQAVHWALNKTYRQLKDNDNEFLSTENFMREFRWYMARNRDSFTKDEFKLRSAYGEKILPPYYEQNVPHWNKIAVTERSIKNIEVVGVPIKGNLDKIEFDGKQATVVDYKTGKPKNAKDKLLRPTNDAPNGGDYWRQAVFYKILIDHDRTTDWQVISTIFDFVEPINDGEYYREKFVITPEDVEIVTGQIKDTYEQIMAHNFSTGCGKKECDWCHFVKSNFKQADEILGIVAEEEGE, translated from the coding sequence ATGCAATCTACATTCAATAAATATAATAACAAGTTTCAAGAGGCGCTGGCCGGGCTAAACCCCGAGCAGTTAGCGGCAGTAAATAAAATGGATGGCCCTGTGCTTGTGGTAGCAGGCCCCGGTACGGGTAAAACCCAGATCCTGGCGGCCCGCATTGGCAAAATCCTGACCGATACTGATGCCTCGCCCAGCGAGATATTGTGCTTGACCTATACCGATGCCGGTGCGGTGGCCATGCGCAAACGTCTGTTTGAGTTTATAGGGCCCGATGCTTACCGTATTAATATATATACTTTTCATGCTTTTTGTAACGAGATCATCCAGGAAAACCTGGAATATTTTGGCAAGCTGAACCTGGAGTCATTGTCGGATCTGGAATCGGCCATGCTTTTTCGTGAGCTGGTTGATGAGTTCCCGAACGATCACCTGCTGAAGCGCTTCACCGGCGATATTTATTACGACGTGCCCCGCCTCAAAAGCCTGTTCAGTACTATGAAACGGGAAAACTGGGATGCCGCTATGATTGAGCGGGCGGTAGGCGAGTATTTGGAGGATATACCGAATCGTGAGGAGTTTATTTATAAACGCGCCAACGCTAAAGCAGGTATTAAGGTCGGAGATCCTAAACAAAAAGATATCGATGCGGCGCACGAGGTAATGAAAAAATTGCTGGCAGCCGTAGGCGAGTATCAAAATTATACCGAAAAGATGAAGACCCGCGGTCGCTATGATTATGACGACATGATCATTTGGGTGCTTCGTGCTTTCCGGGATAATGAGGAAATTTTGCGCCGTTACCAGGAGCGTTACCAATATATTTTGGTTGATGAATTTCAGGATACCAGCGGATCGCAAAACGAGCTACTGCGTTTCCTGCTTAATTATTGGGATACGCCAAACGTTTTTGTGGTGGGCGATGATGATCAGTCGATCTTTAAGTTTCAGGGTGCCAACATGAAAAACATCCTTGATTTCGCCAACGATTATGTAGACACCCTGCATACCGTGGTTTTGAAACACAACTACCGCTCCAACCAGCAGATCCTTGATATTTCAAAAGCCCTTATCGATAATAACTTTGAACGATTAACCAGTCAGCTTAAATTAGATAAGGCATTAAAATCGTCACATCCGCGATTTAGCGATTTGTTGGTCGATCCAGTGATCCGCGAATATGAAAATCCGGATAAAGAACTGGTTGATGTATCCCTGCAGATCAAAAAGCTGGTGGAACAAAATGTACCTCCGGGCGAAATAGCCGTGATCTATCGCAACCACAACCAGGTTGAGGAAATGATCAAATTCCTGGATGTGCAAAAGATCCAGGTAAACACCAAACGCAAGATAGATGTACTTACCCAGCCCTTTGGCGAAAAGATCATCAACATATTGCGTTACCTGGCCATGGAACTCGACTCGCCATACAGCGGCGACGAACTGCTGTTCGAGATCATGCACTATGATTTCTTTAACATCCCTCCTATCGAAATTGCCAAGGCAAGTGTAGCAGTATTTAAAGAAAACTTTGGTACCCTGGCTTATAATCAGCCTAAAACATCTATTCGCCGTTATGTGAGTGAAATGAAGCCGCTCGCACAGCCTGACCTCTTTAAACCAGATCAGCAACAGGAGATGCGGTACCTCATAAACAATGTGGATTACCTGTTGAAAGAAGCTGTAAGCGTTACGCTACAACAGCTTTTTCAGAGCGTTATCTCTAAAATGGGTATCCTGAAATACATCATGCAGCAGCAGGACAAAGGAAGTTACATGCAAATGCTTACCAGCTTTTTTGATTTCCTGAAGGATGAAAGCCGCAAGAAGCCCGACATCAGCCTCAATGATTTGATCCAGACCATTGAGATGATGAAGAAGCACCAAATACGGATGGAGCTTAACCAAAGCATTTTTTCTGAAAATGGTGTTAACTTCCTTACAGCACACGGCTCCAAAGGCCTTGAATTTGAAGATGTGTTTTTTATTGGTTGCGATAAACGTACCTGGGACAGCAAAGGCCGGAACAGCGGTTTCAGCTACCCGGATACACTTACCCAATCGGCATCAGATGAGATCGCACAGAAAGAGGAAGCCCGCCGCTTATTTTATGTAGCAGTAACCCGCGCTAAGCAGCACCTTGTGATATCATATGCGGCCAAGGATAAAAAAGATAAAGATCAGGAAGCGAGCCAATTTGTAGGCGAAATACTGGCCAGTACCAGCATACAGGTACAATATCCTAAGGTTGATGCCGATACGATGATTGATTTTCAGGCAACGCAGTTCAGTGAAACCGATAAACCAAAAGTTGAACTACTGGACACAAACTACATTAACCAGCTGCTGCAAAACTATACGCTATCGGTAACCCACCTGAGCAATTATCTGGATTGCCCGTTAAGGTTTTATTTTCAATGCCTTATCCGTGTACCGGCAGGTAAGAGTCCGTCGGCTACTTTTGGCCAGGCGGTGCACTGGGCGCTTAATAAAACTTACAGGCAGTTGAAGGACAATGATAACGAGTTCCTGAGCACCGAAAATTTCATGCGCGAATTCAGGTGGTACATGGCCCGCAACCGCGATTCTTTTACCAAAGATGAGTTTAAGCTGCGCTCGGCTTATGGCGAAAAGATCCTGCCGCCATATTATGAACAAAACGTACCTCACTGGAATAAAATAGCAGTAACTGAACGTTCAATAAAAAATATTGAAGTGGTTGGCGTGCCTATTAAAGGTAACCTGGATAAAATTGAATTTGATGGCAAACAAGCCACCGTTGTTGACTACAAAACAGGTAAACCCAAAAATGCAAAAGATAAATTGTTGCGCCCAACCAACGATGCGCCAAACGGAGGTGACTACTGGAGGCAAGCTGTTTTTTATAAAATACTGATAGATCATGACCGCACTACCGACTGGCAGGTGATCAGCACCATTTTTGATTTTGTTGAGCCGATAAACGATGGTGAATATTACCGCGAAAAATTTGTCATTACACCCGAAGATGTGGAAATAGTAACCGGGCAGATCAAGGATACGTACGAGCAGATCATGGCCCACAACTTCAGCACCGGATGCGGTAAAAAAGAGTGCGACTGGTGCCATTTTGTAAAAAGTAATTTTAAACAGGCCGATGAGATTTTAGGGATTGTTGCAGAGGAGGAAGGAGAATAA
- a CDS encoding M28 family peptidase, with product MKHILPFLLLILTLPATAQTIVKQDAGIKQMVDEVSAKNIEGTIRKLVSFKSRHTLSDTTSKTTGSGAARNWIKAEMEKYAAESNGRMTVQFDTFTQPKGTRIDKPIKLKNVLAILKGTDPNDTRVYLVSGHYDSRINDVMDTNGVEPGANDDASGTALSMELARVMARRPFPATIIFMAVVGEEQGLYGSANVAKRAKAENWNVDAMLNNDIVGNTYGMETDLKDNRSVRVFSDGVPTAATDKQVAALKSLGGENDSPSRELARYSKEIGERYVDQLDVKLIYRRDRYLRGGDHLPFLEQGFTAVRFTEMNENFNRQHQNIRTENGVEYGDLPDFVDFNYVQKVARMNLSVLANLASAPAEPQNVGVITSDLTNKTKLKWEVPATGKKPVGYYVLMRETISPYWEKKFYVTDTAATLNYSKDNYFFAVQSVDADGHESLPVFPKPVR from the coding sequence ATGAAACACATCCTCCCATTCCTCCTCCTCATCCTAACCCTCCCGGCCACCGCGCAAACCATTGTAAAACAGGATGCGGGGATCAAGCAAATGGTTGATGAGGTATCGGCCAAAAACATTGAAGGTACTATTCGGAAACTGGTTAGCTTTAAAAGCAGGCATACGCTCAGCGATACCACCAGCAAAACTACCGGCAGCGGAGCGGCTCGTAACTGGATCAAGGCTGAAATGGAGAAATATGCTGCGGAATCCAACGGGAGAATGACCGTTCAGTTTGATACGTTTACCCAGCCTAAGGGCACGCGGATTGATAAACCCATCAAACTCAAAAATGTATTGGCTATATTAAAAGGTACCGATCCTAATGATACCCGGGTGTACCTTGTATCCGGCCATTATGATTCACGTATTAATGATGTGATGGATACCAATGGTGTTGAGCCGGGCGCCAATGACGATGCCTCGGGCACGGCACTTTCTATGGAATTGGCCAGGGTAATGGCCAGACGGCCGTTTCCGGCTACCATTATTTTTATGGCGGTGGTTGGCGAAGAGCAAGGCCTTTACGGATCGGCCAATGTTGCCAAACGGGCCAAAGCCGAAAACTGGAATGTGGATGCCATGCTAAATAATGATATTGTAGGCAATACCTATGGCATGGAAACCGACCTGAAGGATAACCGCAGTGTACGGGTTTTCAGTGATGGCGTGCCTACCGCGGCTACTGATAAACAAGTGGCGGCACTAAAATCATTAGGTGGAGAAAATGACAGCCCGTCGAGAGAGTTGGCAAGGTACTCCAAAGAAATTGGGGAACGCTATGTCGATCAGTTGGATGTGAAGCTTATTTATCGCCGCGACCGTTACCTGCGCGGTGGCGATCACCTGCCGTTTTTAGAGCAGGGCTTTACAGCTGTGAGGTTTACCGAAATGAACGAGAACTTTAACCGCCAGCACCAGAATATCCGTACCGAAAATGGTGTTGAATATGGCGATCTGCCCGACTTTGTAGATTTTAATTATGTACAAAAGGTGGCGCGTATGAATCTATCAGTATTGGCCAATCTTGCCTCGGCCCCTGCCGAACCCCAAAACGTTGGCGTTATCACCAGCGATCTCACCAACAAAACCAAATTGAAATGGGAAGTTCCGGCTACCGGAAAAAAGCCGGTCGGTTATTATGTATTAATGCGTGAAACCATCAGCCCTTATTGGGAAAAGAAGTTTTATGTAACAGATACTGCCGCCACGCTCAATTATTCAAAGGACAATTATTTTTTCGCAGTACAGTCGGTTGATGCGGATGGGCATGAGAGTTTACCGGTGTTTCCTAAGCCGGTTAGATAG
- a CDS encoding ABC transporter permease, giving the protein MKGFILSFRSEFYKSRKTLGFWASVMLPLLIGVLLFIGFYTKSEKLTSMPPMMLWLQFAGAILGIMGSLVLPMYIIFIAYSVNSIEHRADTWKTLFNLPIPRWSVYAAKFFYAVFLVFMCLALFVLFTIGFGNLLSIVKPELRFDDFHMEKELAQIYFKLFLSSLGILSIQFLLSLFWADFLKPMGIGFVCTIAGVVAATKGWEYSYLFPYAHPMAAISSMLKNNHGDPAHSLQIDVFTKDVFVSMAVALVVFITGYFIVQRKSVK; this is encoded by the coding sequence ATGAAAGGATTTATATTATCGTTCCGTTCGGAGTTTTACAAAAGCCGTAAAACGCTTGGCTTCTGGGCTTCCGTAATGCTGCCTTTGCTGATAGGCGTTTTGCTGTTTATTGGCTTTTACACTAAAAGCGAAAAATTGACATCAATGCCGCCAATGATGCTTTGGCTGCAGTTTGCAGGTGCTATCCTGGGCATTATGGGCTCGTTGGTGTTGCCGATGTATATCATCTTTATTGCATACTCCGTAAACAGTATTGAGCACAGGGCCGATACCTGGAAAACTTTGTTTAACCTGCCAATCCCGCGCTGGTCGGTGTATGCGGCTAAGTTTTTTTACGCCGTTTTTCTCGTATTTATGTGCCTTGCTTTATTTGTGTTGTTCACCATAGGTTTTGGCAACCTGCTCAGTATAGTAAAGCCCGAATTACGGTTCGATGATTTCCATATGGAAAAAGAACTGGCGCAGATCTATTTCAAACTATTTCTGTCGTCATTGGGCATTCTTTCTATCCAGTTTTTACTCAGTCTGTTTTGGGCCGATTTTTTAAAGCCGATGGGGATCGGTTTTGTATGTACCATAGCCGGTGTTGTGGCCGCTACAAAAGGCTGGGAGTATAGTTACCTGTTTCCGTATGCGCATCCCATGGCCGCCATCAGCAGCATGTTAAAAAATAATCACGGCGATCCAGCTCATTCATTACAAATTGATGTTTTTACCAAAGATGTATTTGTAAGCATGGCTGTAGCCCTGGTGGTATTTATTACCGGATATTTTATTGTTCAGCGCAAGAGTGTGAAGTAG
- a CDS encoding ABC transporter ATP-binding protein, with amino-acid sequence MVISTEGLSFTFGKQQVVKSLALQVPEGSIYGFLGPNGAGKTTTIKLLLNLLKPDAGNINIFEQDIKTNRINILSKIGSLIEQPALYQHLTGRENLLNRALLLQVPAQRVEDMLDLVQLTHAANKKAGQYSLGMKQRLGIALALLADPKLLILDEPTNGLDPNGIIEIRELLKKLVAQHGKTVFISSHLLAEIERMATHVGIINNGAMLFQGSIADLQAISKPLVRIEAENTVDAANLLTRNHINVTEVTDDHLMIPYISKQQMGDINTMLNKGGQTVYSIGKQQKDLEKLFLDITQSA; translated from the coding sequence ATGGTAATTAGTACCGAAGGGCTTTCCTTCACCTTTGGTAAGCAGCAGGTAGTTAAGTCGCTGGCGCTGCAAGTTCCGGAAGGAAGTATATATGGTTTTCTCGGGCCTAATGGTGCCGGGAAAACCACTACCATCAAATTACTGCTCAACTTGCTTAAACCGGATGCAGGTAACATCAACATCTTTGAGCAGGATATCAAAACAAACCGCATCAACATACTTTCAAAAATAGGTTCGCTTATTGAGCAGCCTGCTTTATATCAGCATTTAACCGGGAGGGAAAATTTATTGAACAGGGCCTTATTATTACAGGTGCCTGCTCAGCGCGTTGAAGATATGCTTGACCTGGTGCAGCTAACCCATGCCGCCAATAAAAAAGCCGGGCAATATTCATTAGGGATGAAACAACGCCTTGGCATTGCGCTGGCCCTGCTGGCCGATCCTAAATTGTTAATTTTAGATGAGCCCACCAATGGCCTCGACCCGAACGGGATCATTGAGATTCGTGAATTGCTGAAAAAATTGGTTGCACAACATGGCAAAACCGTTTTTATATCGAGCCACCTGCTGGCCGAAATTGAGCGGATGGCAACCCACGTAGGCATCATCAACAATGGCGCGATGCTTTTTCAGGGTAGCATAGCCGATTTACAAGCCATCAGCAAACCGCTTGTGCGTATTGAAGCGGAAAATACGGTTGATGCCGCCAACCTGCTAACCCGTAACCATATTAATGTTACCGAAGTAACAGACGATCATTTAATGATACCCTACATCTCCAAACAACAAATGGGCGATATCAATACTATGTTGAACAAAGGCGGCCAAACCGTTTACAGCATTGGTAAACAACAAAAAGATCTCGAAAAATTATTCTTAGATATAACCCAAAGCGCCTAA